Proteins from one Paenibacillus amylolyticus genomic window:
- a CDS encoding thiamine pyrophosphate-dependent dehydrogenase E1 component subunit alpha, translated as MSSQGTADAVHRHQQLGLSDGEVLDMYKYMLLARKFDERCLLLQRAGKINFHVSGVGQEAAQVGAAFGLDRDHDYYLPYYRDYGFVLAVGMTPRELMLSAFAKAEDPNSGGRQMPGHFGHKKLRIVTGSSPVTTQVPHAVGFALAAKMKKQEFVSFVTFGEGSSNQGDFHEGANFAGVHKLPVIIMCENNQYAISVPIHKQLSGKISDRALGYGFPGLRVDGNDALEVYAAVKQARQRAIAGEGPTLIEAMMYRLSPHSTSDNDLAYRTKEEVEENWKKDGVLRMKNYLMDCGIWDEARDADLASQLALEMKEATEYADNAPYPKPEDTLTHVYADSEEGGR; from the coding sequence ATGAGTTCACAAGGTACTGCAGACGCGGTCCATCGGCATCAACAGCTGGGGCTTAGCGATGGTGAAGTATTGGATATGTACAAATACATGCTGCTCGCACGCAAGTTTGACGAGCGTTGCTTGCTCTTGCAACGGGCTGGCAAAATTAACTTTCACGTATCCGGTGTAGGACAGGAAGCTGCGCAAGTAGGCGCCGCTTTTGGTCTGGATCGGGATCACGATTATTATTTGCCGTATTACCGCGATTATGGTTTTGTGCTGGCGGTAGGCATGACTCCGCGTGAGTTGATGCTGTCCGCTTTTGCAAAAGCGGAAGATCCGAATAGTGGCGGCCGGCAAATGCCGGGTCACTTCGGTCACAAAAAGCTGCGGATCGTGACGGGCTCCAGCCCGGTTACAACACAGGTTCCGCACGCTGTCGGGTTTGCATTGGCAGCCAAAATGAAGAAGCAGGAATTTGTTTCTTTTGTTACGTTTGGTGAAGGATCAAGCAACCAGGGCGACTTCCACGAGGGAGCCAATTTTGCAGGTGTACACAAGTTGCCTGTCATTATTATGTGCGAGAACAATCAGTACGCGATTTCCGTTCCGATTCACAAGCAGCTTAGCGGTAAAATATCGGATCGTGCACTCGGTTACGGATTCCCCGGATTGCGCGTAGATGGTAACGATGCGCTCGAAGTATACGCTGCTGTGAAGCAAGCACGCCAACGTGCCATAGCAGGCGAAGGACCTACACTGATTGAAGCGATGATGTATCGTCTCTCTCCTCATTCCACTTCTGACAATGATCTGGCTTACCGGACCAAGGAAGAAGTTGAAGAGAACTGGAAGAAGGACGGCGTACTTCGCATGAAGAATTATCTGATGGATTGCGGCATCTGGGATGAAGCCCGGGATGCGGATCTGGCTTCCCAGCTTGCACTGGAAATGAAAGAAGCGACTGAATATGCAGACAACGCGCCATATCCGAAACCTGAGGACACTCTGACGCACGTTTATGCGGACAGCGAAGAAGGGGGACGGTAA